Part of the Bacillota bacterium genome, ACTTTCATCAAAATGCTTTCTTGGTTGAAAGGGGTTTGGCACGATTTTTTCCAAATTGATATCGATGACTTCTTCTTTTTCTAAATCTCGAATTTCATTTTCTTGTAAAAGATCACTTAATCCTCGTTTTACAAATGTAGTTTTAGGCATTTCTTGAAATCACCTCTTTTGCGAGCTGTCTATAACTTAATGACGATTTACTCTTTGGAGAATATTCTGTTACAGGAACTCCATAAAAAGTTGCGTTGGAGCAACTGATATTACGAGGGATAATCGTTTGAAATACTTTTTCTCCAAAATACGTTTTTACTTCATTTACAACATGATATCCCGAATTGGTTCTCGTATCAAGCATGGTTAGTAATACACCATAAATGGTTAAGGTTTCTTTGTTTACCTTCTTTTTCCCTTGAACAAGCCTAATCGTGTTTAATAATTGAGTTAATCCATCCATTGCTAAAAATTCGCATTGAACTGGGACGATGACACCATCGGAAGCCATCATTGCGTTAATCGTTACGTATCCAAGGGATGGAGGACAATCAATTAAAATGTAATCGTATTTATCCTTAACTGTTTTTAATTGCGTGTCTAAAATAAAGTCTCGATTAGAATTTAAAATGATTTTTTCTTCAATGCCTTCAACAGTTGTTTTTGCGGGCAGGACATCGATTAAAGGATTGTCAGTTGTAAGCGTCACATTCGTGATGGTTGCTTCTTCAGTCAAACAATCAAAAACGCTTTTTCCAAAACTTCCTCGATTAATTCCCATGCAAGTTGTTGCATTTGCTTGATAGTCCAAATCAATTAATAAAATTTTCTTTCCCAAATAGGATAATGAACTTGCAAGATTAATGGCCGTTGTTGTTTTTCCAACTCCGCCTTTTTGATTGGCAATCGATAATACTATACTCATATGTTTTTCCTTTCAACTACTCTTTTTTAGATAAATATTGGATGAATAAATCGTAATTGTCCTTAAAAAAGCCAATTTGACCCGGTGTGAAAAAATCAACAATTTCAGAAGAAGAAAAGAGTGCATCTATTTCTTCTTTTGAAAAAACTTTCTTCATTTGATCCCACTCGTCCATTCCAGTAATTTCATTGGATAAGTATTGGTAAATCATCGCCATAGCGATGATTTGTTCATCGGTTTCTTTCGTTAAATTGTTCAAAGAATAATCGTACCTGTTGTCCCTATATTCTTCGGACTCGCGAAATTTTGAATAAAAATTAATAATCATCGAAAACATTTCGGTCCTTTGGTTTAACAGGTATTTATCTAATCTGTTAGCGATTTTTTTCATCGAAACACTGATTTCTTCGTTTTCCAATATTTTCGTTAATCCTTTTTCGTGGATATAAATATACAAATCCAAAACATTTGTTATTTCTTTGCCATTTTCATTAAATTGTTCTGAAATAAATACACTTAATTCATCTGCAGCTTTTTGAAAATCGGTGTCTTCATATAAAGGAACTTCTTTTG contains:
- a CDS encoding ParA family protein — translated: MSIVLSIANQKGGVGKTTTAINLASSLSYLGKKILLIDLDYQANATTCMGINRGSFGKSVFDCLTEEATITNVTLTTDNPLIDVLPAKTTVEGIEEKIILNSNRDFILDTQLKTVKDKYDYILIDCPPSLGYVTINAMMASDGVIVPVQCEFLAMDGLTQLLNTIRLVQGKKKVNKETLTIYGVLLTMLDTRTNSGYHVVNEVKTYFGEKVFQTIIPRNISCSNATFYGVPVTEYSPKSKSSLSYRQLAKEVISRNA